In one Ictalurus furcatus strain D&B chromosome 10, Billie_1.0, whole genome shotgun sequence genomic region, the following are encoded:
- the atp5f1b gene encoding ATP synthase subunit beta, mitochondrial: protein MLGAVGRCCTGALQALKPGVTPLKAFTGAPAALFSRRDYVAPAAAAAPASGRIVAVIGAVVDVQFDEGLPPILNALEVAGRDSRLVLEVAQHLGESTVRTIAMDGTEGLVRGQKVLDTGAPIRIPVGPETLGRIMNVIGEPIDERGPITTKATAPIHAEAPEFTDMSVEQEILVTGIKVVDLLAPYAKGGKIGLFGGAGVGKTVLIMELINNVAKAHGGYSVFAGVGERTREGNDLYHEMIESGVINLKDTTSKVALVYGQMNEPPGARARVALTGLTVAEYFRDQEGQDVLLFIDNIFRFTQAGSEVSALLGRIPSAVGYQPTLATDMGTMQERITTTKKGSITSVQAIYVPADDLTDPAPATTFAHLDATTVLSRAIAELGIYPAVDPLDSTSRIMDPNIVGAEHYDVARGVQKILQDYKSLQDIIAILGMDELSEEDKLTVARARKIQRFLSQPFQVAEVFTGHLGKLVPLKETIKGFQSILAGEYDALPEQAFYMVGPIEEVVQKAEKLAEEHS, encoded by the exons ATGTTGGGAGCTGTGGGACGCTGCTGTACCGGGGCTTTGCAGGCTCTGAAGCCCGGGGTTACCCCCCTGAAGGCTTTCACCGGAGCTCCAGCGGCGCTGTTTTCTC GCAGGGATTATGTGGCCCCCGCTGCTGCAGCCGCCCCCGCCAGCGGTCGTATCGTGGCGGTCATCGGCGCCGTCGTGGACGTGCAGTTCGACGAAGGTCTGCCCCCCATCCTGAACGCCCTGGAGGTGGCTGGTCGTGATAGCAGGCTCGTCTTGGAGGTGGCACAGCACCTGG GGGAGAGCACTGTACGCACCATCGCTATGGACGGTACTGAGGGTCTGGTGCgtggtcagaaggttttggaTACTGGTGCCCCTATCAGAATCCCTGTGGGACCCGAGACACTGGGCAGGATCATGAATGTCATTGGCGAGCCCATTGACGAGCGAGGACCAATCACCACAAAAGC GACTGCTCCCATCCATGCTGAGGCCCCAGAGTTTACAGACATGAGTGTGGAACAGGAGATTCTGGTCACAGGAATCAAGGTGGTCGACCTTCTGGCCCCCTATGCCAAGGGTGGAAAGATCG GTTTGTTTGGTGGCGCTGGTGTCGGAAAGACTGTGTTAATTATGGAGCTGATCAACAATGTGGCTAAAGCCCATGGTGGTTATTCGGTGTTTGCTGGTGTCGGGGAGAGGACCCGTGAAGGAAACGATCTGTACCATGAGATGATTGAGTCTGGTGTCATCAACTTGAAGGATACCACCTCCAAG GTCGCGCTGGTGTACGGACAGATGAACGAGCCCCCAGGCGCCCGTGCCCGTGTGGCTCTGACTGGTCTTACCGTTGCTGAATATTTCCGTGATCAGGAGGGACAGGACGTGCTGCTTTTCATTGACAACATTTTCCGCTTCACCCAGGCTGGATCAGAG GTGTCTGCCCTGCTGGGTCGTATCCCCTCTGCTGTGGGGTATCAGCCAACCCTGGCTACTGACATGGGTACCATGCAAGAGAGAATCACCACCACAAAGAAAGGCTCAATCACATCTGTACAG GCCATCTATGTGCCTGCTGATGACTTGACTGACCCTGCCCCTGCCACCACCTTTGCTCACTTGGAcgccaccactgtgttgtcccGTGCCATTGCTGAGTTGGGTATCTACCCTGCTGTGGACCCTCTGGATTCCACCTCCCGTATCATGGACCCCAACATTGTGGGAGCTGAGCACTACGATGTGGCCCGTGGTGTACAGAAGATCCTTCAG GACTACAAGTCTCTGCAGGATATTATTGCTATCCTGGGTATGGATGAATTGTCTGAGGAGGATAAGCTGACTGTAGCTCGTGCCCGTAAGATCCAGAGATTCCTGTCCCAGCCCTTCCAGGTGGCTGAGGTCTTCACTGGCCACTTGGGCAAGTTGGTGCCCCTTAAGGAAACCATCAAAGGATTCCAGAGCATTCTTGCAG GAGAGTATGATGCATTGCCTGAGCAGGCATTCTACATGGTGGGTCCCATCGAGGAGGTTGTCCAGAAGGCAGAGAAACTGGCCGAAGAacattcgtaa